The following coding sequences are from one Verrucomicrobiia bacterium window:
- a CDS encoding DUF58 domain-containing protein, producing MRPIFKVLYRLYRLFSGLRHWGRRRFTNAGLIVLGALAFAAIMCPDTDNNVAYQGFAVLLCLLLLAYGFSWVFRARFSAMRLLPRFGTAGSPLNYTVQLKNLTHKTQHGLTMLEDFADPRPPFADWLAVQLADEKRARSFRFNRRRASNPFNLAAASEKPVPASLPGQEVAVQAELMPLRRGLLRLEGVTLARPDPLGLVRALAPVSLTQSVLILPKRYPLPLIDLPGNMKYQQGGIALASHVGQSEDFVALREYRPGDPMRHIHWRSWARAGKPVVKEFEDEFYVRHALVLDTFTDDPRSEAFEEAVSVAASFASTIQTQESLLDLLFVGLESYCFTGGRGLGQTDQMLEVLASVRPCHEPSFGSLERLVLSRVELVSGCICILLAWDSERQEFIRKLRGLGVPVLVLVVAERGNTKPFELGPMQDEPERFHRLEVGAIESGLGKLK from the coding sequence ATGAGGCCAATCTTTAAAGTCCTCTACCGGTTGTACCGGTTATTCTCCGGTCTGCGACACTGGGGCCGGCGCCGGTTTACCAACGCCGGGTTAATCGTGCTTGGGGCTTTGGCTTTTGCGGCAATCATGTGCCCCGACACGGACAACAACGTCGCTTATCAGGGTTTTGCAGTTCTGCTTTGCCTGCTCTTGCTGGCGTATGGTTTCAGTTGGGTTTTCCGTGCCCGTTTCTCTGCGATGCGGCTCTTGCCCCGGTTCGGCACAGCGGGCTCTCCACTGAACTACACGGTGCAACTGAAGAACCTGACGCATAAAACCCAGCACGGCCTGACCATGCTCGAGGATTTTGCCGACCCACGCCCGCCATTTGCCGACTGGCTGGCGGTGCAACTGGCCGATGAGAAGCGGGCGCGCTCGTTCCGGTTCAACCGGCGGCGGGCCTCGAATCCATTCAACCTCGCAGCAGCTTCTGAAAAGCCGGTGCCGGCCAGTTTGCCGGGGCAGGAGGTAGCCGTCCAGGCCGAGTTAATGCCCTTGCGCCGAGGGCTCTTGCGGCTCGAAGGTGTCACTTTGGCGCGGCCTGACCCGCTTGGTTTGGTTCGTGCGCTGGCCCCCGTGTCTCTGACCCAATCGGTATTGATTTTGCCCAAACGCTACCCTTTGCCGCTCATTGATCTCCCGGGAAACATGAAATACCAGCAAGGCGGTATTGCCCTGGCCTCGCACGTCGGCCAGAGCGAGGATTTCGTTGCCTTGCGCGAATATCGGCCCGGCGACCCCATGCGCCATATTCATTGGAGAAGCTGGGCTCGAGCCGGCAAGCCAGTCGTCAAAGAGTTCGAGGACGAGTTTTATGTCCGCCACGCTTTGGTCCTGGACACGTTCACAGACGACCCACGGAGCGAAGCGTTCGAGGAAGCCGTGTCGGTCGCAGCTTCCTTCGCCAGCACGATTCAAACCCAGGAATCGCTGCTCGATTTGCTGTTCGTCGGGTTGGAGTCCTATTGCTTCACAGGCGGGCGTGGCTTGGGGCAAACCGACCAAATGCTCGAAGTGCTGGCCTCTGTGCGCCCCTGCCACGAACCCTCATTCGGCTCCCTGGAACGGCTGGTGCTAAGCAGGGTGGAACTCGTCAGCGGCTGCATTTGCATCCTGCTTGCCTGGGACAGCGAGCGGCAGGAGTTCATTCGCAAACTGAGGGGCCTGGGTGTTCCGGTGCTGGTCCTAGTCGTGGCCGAACGAGGCAACACCAAGCCTTTCGAGCTCGGTCCAATGCAGGACGAACCGGAGCGGTTTCATCGGCTGGAGGTCGGCGCGATCGAATCGGGTTTGGGCAAACTAAAATGA
- a CDS encoding MoxR family ATPase → MKGQAGSTRSLLAALASGGHVLLEDFPGTGKTTLAKALARSIDAQFKRIQFTPDLLPSDILGVSVFNQRDQQFHFHEGPIFTNILLADEINRASPRTQSALLEAMGESQVSVDGERRDLAGLFFVIATENPVEFRGTYPLPEAQMDRFAMQFALGYVQSADEVAILTAHQRNHPLEDLAPCATLEEVLMLREAVQAVRISEELKRYSVDLVGATRTAAGVQLGASPRASITLMKTAQALALFDGREFVIPEQIQEIAVPVIAHRLVMEPQARFSGLTARAVVEGIVKKTRVPA, encoded by the coding sequence ATGAAAGGCCAGGCCGGCTCGACGCGGTCGCTTTTGGCCGCCTTGGCCAGCGGCGGCCACGTCTTGCTCGAGGATTTTCCCGGAACAGGCAAAACGACATTGGCCAAGGCCCTTGCCCGTTCGATTGACGCCCAATTCAAGCGCATCCAGTTCACGCCCGACCTGCTCCCGTCAGATATTCTTGGGGTGTCGGTGTTTAATCAGCGGGACCAGCAGTTTCATTTCCACGAGGGCCCCATCTTCACCAATATCCTGCTGGCAGATGAAATCAATCGCGCCTCGCCGCGCACCCAATCGGCTCTGCTCGAAGCGATGGGCGAGAGCCAGGTTAGCGTGGATGGCGAACGGCGCGATTTGGCCGGGTTGTTCTTCGTCATTGCTACGGAAAACCCCGTCGAATTTCGCGGCACTTACCCTCTGCCCGAGGCGCAGATGGACCGCTTTGCGATGCAATTTGCCTTGGGTTACGTGCAATCGGCCGATGAGGTCGCGATTCTGACAGCGCACCAGCGCAATCACCCCCTTGAAGACCTCGCCCCATGCGCGACGCTCGAGGAGGTATTGATGCTCCGTGAGGCTGTGCAGGCGGTGCGCATCAGCGAGGAACTCAAGCGCTATTCAGTCGATCTGGTTGGCGCCACCCGAACGGCCGCAGGCGTCCAATTGGGCGCAAGCCCGCGCGCCTCGATTACGCTGATGAAAACCGCCCAGGCCCTTGCACTATTCGACGGGCGCGAGTTTGTCATTCCCGAACAAATCCAGGAAATTGCTGTGCCGGTCATCGCCCATCGATTGGTTATGGAACCCCAGGCCCGCTTCTCGGGCCTGACCGCGCGGGCAGTGGTCGAGGGGATTGTAAAGAAAACCCGGGTTCCTGCTTGA
- a CDS encoding transglutaminase-like domain-containing protein, giving the protein MKTPPLLVGAGLVFWGWQTGFIVPGVVMGVVLESSRWLKPRWEFSDTDFRRIWTFCALLLLGAAVYAFTVNDGPGGFRGLFQDPNFFSTREAGNATARTLASLFRWLPMSFFLFVGAQVYSSKGGIPLETISLILRLRWSRARKLGRPLPESRCIDVSYAYLALCLFSASAHFTESLSFFLGFCALVSWALWPQRSQRFGLAMWSATLAIALVSAYFGQRGLSQLQAYIGNLNPQWWMNFSRHRFDPAQTRTELGRIGRLQASKKIIIRLTTKTGAPPGLLRETSYRTFKHQTWYADITTNAFVRVSEETNQQTYILVHGKTNSSTVNIACYLEGGTALLPLPAGSGRLEHLMAYDLGKSPLGAVLEEGPDMVMFDACYGPGNTMDSAPDERFDLRVPELEKPALDQVLAELQAGDSLTCDQALRTLSRFFRQQFSYSIWSDPGRISRTGETPLTRFLLRTRTGHCEYFATAGVLLLRRLHIPARYAVGFDVHEGMGEKYVVRLRDAHAWCLVWDKATSRWRDVDFTPPTWVSIEGERTSKLQSLQDLWSWVTFQFSKLRWGQTHLREYFLWALIPILVFLFYQIVFRRRHRQRRQRPGSTQDVLWPGLDSEFYQLERSLAQRGVARDASEPLSDWLGRALENPALGQNRLALQELLLLHYRYRFDPRGLDSAGRQRLKSKARECLQEVLKKEDSDFLISWKTSETE; this is encoded by the coding sequence ATGAAGACTCCTCCTTTGCTTGTCGGGGCTGGCTTGGTTTTTTGGGGGTGGCAGACTGGCTTTATTGTCCCGGGTGTGGTCATGGGGGTGGTCCTCGAATCGAGCCGCTGGCTTAAGCCGCGGTGGGAGTTTTCTGATACGGATTTCCGGCGCATCTGGACTTTTTGCGCGCTGCTGTTGCTGGGGGCGGCCGTGTACGCATTCACGGTAAATGACGGCCCCGGGGGTTTTCGCGGGTTGTTTCAGGACCCGAACTTTTTCAGCACCCGTGAGGCGGGCAATGCCACCGCGCGCACGCTAGCGTCTCTATTCCGCTGGCTGCCGATGAGCTTCTTTCTGTTCGTCGGCGCGCAGGTCTATAGTTCGAAAGGCGGTATCCCGCTGGAAACCATTTCACTGATTCTGCGCCTGCGTTGGAGCCGGGCGCGCAAGCTGGGCCGGCCTCTGCCGGAAAGCCGGTGTATTGATGTGTCGTATGCGTATCTGGCGCTCTGCTTATTCTCGGCTAGCGCCCATTTTACGGAGAGCCTGAGCTTCTTTCTCGGGTTCTGCGCGTTGGTTAGCTGGGCGTTATGGCCTCAACGCTCGCAGCGCTTTGGGCTGGCGATGTGGAGCGCTACGCTGGCAATCGCACTGGTGTCAGCCTACTTCGGCCAGCGTGGATTGAGCCAGTTGCAGGCCTATATTGGCAATCTCAACCCGCAGTGGTGGATGAATTTCAGCCGGCACCGCTTCGACCCGGCTCAAACCCGAACTGAGCTGGGGCGCATCGGGCGGCTGCAGGCCTCCAAGAAAATCATTATCCGGTTGACGACCAAAACGGGCGCCCCACCAGGCCTGCTGCGTGAAACCAGTTACCGCACCTTCAAGCATCAAACTTGGTATGCCGATATCACCACCAATGCCTTCGTGCGGGTTTCTGAGGAAACAAACCAGCAGACCTACATCCTGGTGCATGGCAAGACCAACTCCTCTACCGTCAATATCGCGTGCTATCTTGAAGGCGGCACCGCCCTGTTGCCATTGCCCGCCGGCAGCGGGCGCCTGGAGCATTTGATGGCTTATGATTTAGGCAAAAGTCCTCTCGGCGCTGTCCTGGAGGAAGGGCCGGACATGGTGATGTTCGATGCCTGCTACGGCCCCGGCAACACCATGGATTCGGCCCCCGATGAGCGGTTCGATCTCCGCGTGCCGGAACTCGAGAAACCTGCTTTGGACCAAGTCCTTGCCGAGTTGCAGGCGGGGGATAGCCTCACTTGCGACCAGGCCCTGAGGACCCTGAGCCGCTTTTTCCGCCAGCAGTTCTCTTACAGCATCTGGAGCGACCCCGGCCGAATCAGCCGAACCGGCGAAACGCCCTTGACGCGCTTTTTGCTTCGCACGCGGACCGGCCATTGCGAATACTTCGCAACCGCCGGCGTGCTGCTTTTGCGGCGCTTGCATATCCCGGCCCGCTACGCCGTCGGCTTTGACGTTCATGAGGGGATGGGGGAAAAATACGTCGTGCGCCTGCGCGATGCGCATGCCTGGTGCCTGGTTTGGGACAAAGCCACTTCAAGATGGCGCGACGTCGATTTCACGCCACCGACTTGGGTCTCCATTGAGGGCGAGCGAACCTCCAAACTCCAATCCCTGCAAGATTTATGGTCCTGGGTCACTTTCCAGTTCTCCAAACTCCGCTGGGGCCAAACGCATTTGCGCGAGTATTTCCTTTGGGCCCTCATACCGATTCTGGTCTTTCTATTTTATCAGATTGTTTTCCGGCGGCGGCACCGCCAGCGCCGGCAGCGTCCAGGCAGCACCCAGGACGTATTGTGGCCCGGGCTGGACTCGGAATTTTATCAACTCGAACGGTCCCTGGCTCAGAGGGGGGTGGCCCGCGATGCCAGCGAGCCACTCTCCGACTGGCTCGGGCGGGCGCTGGAGAATCCCGCCCTGGGTCAAAACCGGCTTGCCCTTCAGGAGTTGCTCTTGCTGCATTATCGATACCGCTTTGATCCGCGTGGACTGGACTCAGCAGGCAGGCAACGACTCAAATCCAAAGCCAGGGAATGCCTCCAGGAGGTCCTTAAAAAGGAAGACTCGGACTTCCTGATCTCGTGGAAAACGAGTGAGACGGAGTGA
- a CDS encoding DUF1080 domain-containing protein: MNKLLLCLAVLATRLPALGADGASAQTDPIDGFRDTPLIPGTKWHLHDPDRPQPPVVTPGANFSQNAPPPSDAEVLFDGHDLSKWQNALGQDAPWTLKDGYMETAGREGIRTRGKWDDFQLHVEFATPFPPKGTGQGRGNSGILINGMYEVQVLDSYRAKTYPDGQCGAIYGQSPPLVNASKPPGQWQTYDIVFESPRWDKDGQLIKKAVVTVLQNGVVVQNHYEFTGITDGITQQVPWRTLSRYGSPQPPEVFIELQYHNNPLRYRNIWIRRLDKQDKS, translated from the coding sequence ATGAATAAACTGCTCCTCTGCCTTGCGGTCCTGGCGACGCGTTTGCCCGCCCTGGGCGCTGACGGCGCTTCTGCACAAACCGACCCTATTGACGGCTTTCGCGATACACCCCTCATTCCGGGCACCAAATGGCATCTGCACGATCCCGACCGTCCGCAGCCGCCGGTTGTCACTCCTGGCGCCAACTTTAGCCAAAACGCACCGCCGCCCTCGGATGCGGAGGTGCTTTTCGATGGGCACGATTTGTCGAAGTGGCAAAACGCCCTTGGCCAGGATGCCCCCTGGACGCTGAAGGATGGTTACATGGAAACTGCGGGTCGCGAAGGCATCCGCACACGCGGGAAATGGGATGATTTCCAGTTGCACGTGGAATTTGCCACGCCTTTCCCGCCCAAGGGTACTGGCCAGGGCCGCGGCAACAGCGGCATCCTCATCAACGGCATGTACGAGGTTCAGGTGCTCGACTCCTATCGAGCCAAAACCTATCCCGACGGCCAATGCGGCGCCATCTACGGGCAGTCTCCGCCGTTGGTCAACGCCAGCAAACCGCCCGGTCAATGGCAAACCTATGACATTGTCTTTGAGTCGCCTCGCTGGGATAAGGATGGCCAGTTGATCAAAAAAGCGGTGGTAACAGTTCTTCAGAACGGGGTGGTCGTGCAGAACCATTACGAGTTCACAGGTATCACCGATGGCATTACCCAGCAGGTCCCATGGAGGACGTTGTCGCGTTACGGCAGCCCGCAGCCGCCGGAAGTGTTCATCGAACTGCAGTACCACAATAACCCGCTGCGTTACCGGAACATCTGGATTCGCAGGCTCGATAAGCAGGATAAATCTTAG
- a CDS encoding response regulator, with amino-acid sequence MNVRSTVLPLDDELAGSQAQRFGKEQILIVEDDPTIAQDLKYKLQNLDYEVAGITPSAEEAIVLAQSLKPDLVLMDIHLAGEMDGIQAAEQIRTLRVPIVYVSGYYDGPVLQRAQRTEPYGYILKPYRTEDLRISVEMSLQRHRAEQERERLLQRFQEVLASLKTLTGRLSICCYCKKIKDEAGDWPDVETYVMKHSHASFTHGMCPDCLTRLQKRIDAIDKVDAASGSVVLG; translated from the coding sequence ATGAATGTCCGCAGTACCGTTCTGCCTTTAGATGACGAACTCGCCGGGTCGCAGGCACAGCGTTTCGGCAAAGAGCAAATCCTCATCGTCGAGGACGATCCTACCATCGCGCAGGACCTAAAGTACAAGCTCCAGAACCTCGATTACGAAGTGGCTGGCATCACGCCTTCAGCCGAGGAGGCAATCGTCCTAGCCCAGAGTCTGAAACCGGACCTGGTGCTCATGGACATCCACTTGGCCGGCGAGATGGACGGCATCCAGGCCGCCGAGCAAATCCGCACGTTGCGAGTCCCGATTGTTTACGTCAGCGGCTACTATGACGGTCCCGTGCTCCAGCGGGCTCAGCGCACCGAGCCCTATGGTTACATTCTAAAGCCCTACCGAACCGAGGACCTCAGAATATCGGTCGAGATGAGTCTGCAGAGACACCGGGCGGAGCAGGAACGAGAGCGATTGCTCCAGCGATTCCAAGAAGTGCTGGCCAGCCTTAAAACGCTGACCGGGCGGCTGTCGATTTGCTGCTATTGCAAGAAAATTAAAGACGAGGCCGGCGACTGGCCGGACGTTGAAACCTACGTCATGAAGCATTCCCATGCGTCCTTCACCCACGGGATGTGTCCGGACTGCCTGACGCGATTACAAAAACGGATCGACGCCATTGACAAAGTGGATGCCGCTTCAGGATCGGTCGTTTTAGGTTAA
- a CDS encoding acyl-CoA reductase, whose translation MNLPDYFIADLPPEAAVNPALIGEACQTLKRNRERYLAHRSTHSLVHLLSELAKSWLNPEFPFRKLALEKGSGSTGFSSATLASGLDGFFKTLTPHAFETLLNQDLGHAHRLDKMTASEHEQKANRAALATGPELLAHIAAGNLPSPAFMSIILGVLARSAQFVKCASGAALLPRLLAHSIYDADPKLGACIEIAEWRGGDAQCEQALFAEADCVIATGSDQTLEDIRRRVPPKTRLLGYGHRVSFAYVAHEAVTGWNARKLAARAALDVAAWDQLGCLSPHVIYVQEGGASTPEKFGELLAEEMAEREAVEPRGQPPAEAAAAIASRRAIYELRAANSPGTRVWSSKGATAWTVVYEADPRFQLSCLYRFIYVKPVAGVSEALQHADAFRGRVSTVGLASPEQRVHELATELARWGVTRVCPLGQMQQPPLAWRHDGRLALADLVVWSDWEQG comes from the coding sequence TTGATTGGGGAAGCGTGCCAAACACTGAAACGCAATCGCGAACGTTACCTGGCCCACCGCTCGACCCACAGCCTGGTCCACCTCCTGAGCGAGTTGGCGAAAAGCTGGCTCAACCCCGAGTTTCCGTTCCGCAAACTCGCCCTCGAGAAAGGCTCCGGCTCGACCGGCTTTTCCAGCGCAACTTTGGCCTCGGGATTGGACGGGTTTTTCAAGACATTGACGCCGCATGCCTTTGAGACGCTGTTGAACCAGGACCTCGGCCACGCCCACCGCCTCGACAAAATGACCGCCAGCGAGCATGAGCAAAAGGCCAATCGCGCCGCGCTGGCGACCGGGCCGGAGCTTCTGGCGCACATCGCAGCGGGGAATTTGCCGAGCCCTGCTTTCATGAGCATCATCCTGGGCGTGTTGGCGCGCTCAGCCCAATTTGTGAAGTGCGCCAGCGGCGCCGCCTTGCTCCCGCGGCTCCTGGCCCACTCCATTTACGACGCCGACCCCAAGCTGGGCGCCTGCATTGAAATCGCCGAATGGCGCGGAGGCGATGCCCAATGCGAGCAGGCGCTTTTTGCCGAGGCAGATTGCGTAATCGCAACCGGCAGCGATCAGACCTTGGAGGACATTCGGCGGCGGGTCCCCCCGAAGACGCGGCTCTTAGGATATGGACACCGTGTTAGCTTTGCGTACGTCGCCCATGAGGCCGTCACCGGTTGGAACGCCAGAAAACTCGCGGCGCGCGCAGCCCTCGATGTGGCGGCCTGGGACCAGCTCGGCTGCCTCTCGCCCCATGTGATCTACGTGCAAGAAGGCGGAGCTTCGACGCCGGAAAAATTCGGCGAATTGCTCGCGGAGGAAATGGCCGAACGCGAAGCGGTCGAGCCGCGCGGCCAACCGCCCGCCGAGGCAGCGGCGGCCATCGCCTCGCGCCGGGCCATTTACGAACTGCGCGCCGCCAACTCGCCCGGGACGCGCGTGTGGTCGAGCAAAGGCGCGACCGCTTGGACAGTTGTTTATGAAGCCGACCCCCGGTTCCAGCTTTCCTGCCTGTACCGTTTCATTTATGTGAAGCCGGTTGCAGGTGTGAGCGAGGCATTGCAACACGCCGATGCTTTTCGCGGCAGAGTCTCGACGGTGGGGCTGGCCTCCCCCGAGCAACGGGTTCATGAACTGGCAACCGAGCTGGCCCGCTGGGGTGTGACGCGGGTCTGTCCGCTGGGCCAAATGCAGCAACCGCCCCTGGCCTGGCGGCATGATGGCCGTCTGGCCCTGGCGGACTTGGTTGTATGGTCGGATTGGGAACAGGGTTGA
- the queD gene encoding 6-carboxytetrahydropterin synthase QueD, producing the protein MELRKMFQFEAAHLLPRLPRSHKCRRLHGHSFQVEIVIDGPCDPKLGWVIDYADITEAFKPLWEQLDHNYLNKVRGLENPTSENIAIWIWDRLKPKLPGLTEVAVAETCTARCVYRG; encoded by the coding sequence ATGGAGCTACGCAAAATGTTTCAATTCGAGGCGGCGCACCTCTTGCCGCGTTTGCCCAGGTCCCATAAATGCCGGCGTCTGCATGGCCACAGTTTCCAAGTCGAGATTGTCATCGACGGCCCGTGCGATCCGAAACTGGGCTGGGTAATAGATTACGCCGATATAACAGAGGCATTCAAGCCGCTCTGGGAACAGCTCGACCATAATTACCTCAACAAGGTCCGTGGCTTGGAAAACCCGACCAGCGAGAACATTGCCATTTGGATATGGGACCGGCTCAAGCCCAAACTGCCCGGCCTGACCGAGGTCGCGGTCGCTGAAACATGCACTGCGCGTTGTGTGTATCGGGGTTGA
- a CDS encoding DUF2997 domain-containing protein yields MAQREFNITIGADGSVEVHVKGYKGRSCTEAVKLFEQIVGEIQSEQKTSEFYEPEEQVQFRIDQRL; encoded by the coding sequence ATGGCTCAACGCGAATTCAACATTACGATCGGCGCGGATGGAAGCGTCGAGGTCCACGTCAAAGGTTATAAAGGCCGCAGTTGCACCGAGGCCGTCAAGCTCTTCGAGCAAATTGTCGGCGAGATTCAATCCGAACAAAAAACCAGCGAGTTCTACGAGCCTGAGGAGCAGGTGCAGTTCCGGATCGATCAGCGCCTCTGA